Within Candidatus Limnocylindria bacterium, the genomic segment CAGGCCGCGCTCGAGGCGGTGCGGCGAGGAGTGGCCGAGACGAAGGCCGCACGCGAGGGGCGCGGCGGCGTGCTCGCCCTCGGACTGGCGACCGACCTCGCCCTGTACATCGCTCCGGCGGCGCTCGCACGCTTCGCGCGCGGGCATCCCGATGTGGAGATCAGCGTCCGCAGCGGGCGCTCGCACGCGGTCGCGGAGGCCCTTCGCGCCGACGAGATCGAGATCGCCCTGGTGAGTCAGCTCATCGCGTTGCCGGAGCTTGCGTCGCGCGCGCTGTTCGATGAGGCGGTGCCGATCGTCGTCGGCCGCACACACGCCTTCGCGGCCCGTGGCCGTGTCGGCATCGAGGAGCTCGCACTCTCTGGGCTGGTCATGCGCGATCCGACCGCGTACCTCCACGCGATCACCACGGCGTACTTCGCCACGGCCGGGACCGCGCCACGCATCCTCATGGAACTCAACAACACCGAAGCGTGCAAGCGGGTCGTTCTCGCCGGACTCGGTGCCGCGCTCCTGCCACAGATGGCGATCCACGAAGACGTTCGACGCGGCGATCTCGTCGTGCTGCGGGTCGAGGGACACCCAGCACCCAAGCGCACGATCCACCTCATGACGCGCGCGGGCGCGGAGGTCTCGCCGACGGCGAATGCGTTCCTTCGGGCCCTGCCGCGGCCGTCATGATGCCGTCATGAGCGGGGAGGATCGGCCTCTGCCAGCGGTGCAGCGCGCGTACTTCTATGTCGTCCTGCTCGTGGCGGTCCACATGATCGTGCTCGGCGTCGCGAATCTCCTGCGCGTCGGCGCCGAGATCGCGCTTGGCGCACCGAGCGGGGGCTTCACCGGCCTGCCCTTCGTGTTCGCGGAATTCAACCGTCCGCGCGAGCAGTACCGGGAGCAGGCGAGCCTCGCCATCGCGCTGCTGCTCGTGGCCGTGCCCGTCTGGTACCTCCACTATCGCTCCGCGGACGCGGCGGCGCGACGTTCGCTACGCGAGCGCGGTGCGGCGCTGCGCGGCGCCTATCTCCAGATCGTCGTGCTCGTCACCGCGCTTCTCGTCTTCGGTTATGGACAGCGCGTACTCCATCTGATCCTGCAGGCGGTGCTCGTGGGCGATGTCCCCCAGGTCTTCCCGCTCGAGCCGAGCTGGGAGGCGCGCACAGCCGGCGCGTTCGCGATGGTGGTCGCAGCCGCGGGGGCGCTGATCTTCCATCTTCGTGTCGCGGCCGCGGACCGCGCGAGCGGGGCGGTCGCCGGGCGCGCGGCCGAGGTCGGCTTCTTCGTCCGCTATGCGCTCGCGGTCATCGGCCTGCTGTTCTTCGGCTTTTCGCTAGCCTCGACGCTCGCGGGCGTCTGGGAGCGCCTGCTGTTCCCGTTCCCCGATCCGGTGCTCCCGCCGGGTGTGCCAGCACTCCGGCCGCCGCGGCCCAGCCGCCAGACCTCTCTGCTCTTCGATCTAGCGAATGCGATCCCCCAGGTCGTGGCGGGTCTGGCACTCTGGCTCGCGGCCTGGCTGCCCGCGCAGCGATCGGCGCTCCGCGCTGACGGGGAGCGGACATCGGTCGCGCGGCGCCTGGCGATCTACTTCGTCATCGCGGTCTCCGCGTTCATCGTGCTGTTCGGTCTCACGACCGTCGTCGCCGCCCTCCTCGCGCGCGCGCTCGGCGAGCGCATCGCGGACGCCGACCTCGGGCGGCAGCTCGGGTCACCGATGTTCTTCGCCATCGTCTTCGCCGCCGCGTGGTGGTACCACCGTCGCGTCGTCGAGGGCGAGGCGACACGCGAGACCGAGGCCGGTCGCGCGGCCGGCGTCCGCCGCGCCTACTACTACGTCATCGCGGCGATCGGGCTGGCCATGGCCGCGATCGGTGCGGCTGGCGCGATCGGCGCGATCGGGAGTGGCTGGCTCGGTCTCACGAACCACGATGCCCGGGAGACGGCCACGTGGATCGCGCTCGTCCTGGCCGGCGGTCCCGCTTGGGCGTTCCACTGGCGCACCCAGCAGAAGCGGCTCGAAGATGACGAGCGGCGTGCGCTCCAGCGTCGCGTCTACCTCTATCTGGCGATCCTCGGCAGCGTTGCCGCGGTGCTCGTCTTCGGCTCCGCGCTGCTGTTCAACCTGCTGAAGGGCGTCCTCGCGTTCCACTTCGACCTCGCGCTCTGGCACGACCTCTGGCACTTCGGCGTCGATACGGCCGTCGGAGCGGTCGCGCTCGCGTGGCACTTCCGCCTGGTGCGGGCAGATCGCGCGGCGCTCGCGGCCGCGGGTCTCGAGGACACCTACCACGTGACGCTGCTCGTGAAGGCTGCCGATCGCGCCGCGGCGCAGGCTCGTGTCGCGGCGGCGCTACGGGGTCAGCCGGACATCACCGTTCGCGGCTAGTGAGTGGCGCGCCGCTAGCCCGCGCTCAGCCGGTCGATCGTCACGCGAAGCTTCTCCGGCGTGACGCCAAGCTGGGTCAGCACCTGTGACCCGATCCCGTCCGGATCCGCAATGAGCGCCAGCAGCAGAAGCTGCGGCTTTACGAGGTCGGCAGAGGGCGCGGCGAGCATGATCGCCTTGCCGAGCAGCGTCCTCACCCGCGGCGTCACCGTGATCTCCGTGACGTCGGTCTCTCTTGGTGGCACCGCCTTGAAGACCCCGGCGCGAGCCTGATCCAGCGTGACCCCGAGCTCCTGAAGCGCGCGCTGCGCCACACCGTCGGACCGGAGGAGCGCGATCATCATGTGCTCGGTCCCGATCCAGTTGTGGCGCATCAGCCGCGCCTCCTCCTCTGCCAGCGCGAGAACCCGCTTCGATGGCCTGTCGAGAAGATCGAACGGGCCGGTCGAAGGCAGATCGCGTGGATCCGGACGTGGCGAGCCGGCGTGGCCGTGGGGCTGCCCCACCATCGTGATGACGTGCTCCCGGACCTTTTCGAGCGTCACGCCGAGCGATTCGAGCACCTTGGCACCGACGTGGCCGCCCTCGCGCACGAGACCGAGCAGGAGGTGCTCGGTGCCAACGTGGCTGTGACCGAGCTTACGGGCTTCATCGATCGCAAGCTCGATGACCTTCTTCGTGCGTGGACTCAGGGTGATCTCGCTCGGCGTTTTCGTGGAGTCTCCGCGCCCGATGATTGATTCGACGCTTACACGTACCTTTGAAAGCTCGACGCCCATTGAGTCGAGGACGCGTGCGGCCGCGCCCTCACCCTCGCGGATCAGCCCCAGCAGGAGATGCTCCGTTCCGATGTAGTTGTGGTTGAACCGGACGGCCTCGTCCTGCGCGAGGGCGAGGACGCGCTTGGCGCGGTCGTTGAAGCGATCGAAGGGCCCCATCGCGATCGAGAGTACGGCTTGCTAGTTCGTCAGCTCCGCCTTCAGCGATGCGAGAAGCAATCGGCGCTGTAGTCGCAGTGCTTCCGGCACAGTGCCGCCGATCTTCTCGAACCAATCGGCATGCGCCTCGAGTTCCTTCGTCCACTCGTCAGGATCGACACGCAGCGCGGCTGCGATTGACTCGATGCTCGCGCCGATCCCGCGCAGGTCGAGGTCGGTCGGGCGCGGCGTGTATCCGATGGGCGTCTCCATCGCGCCGGCACGACCGGCGCAGCGGTCGATGATCCATTTCAAGACGCGCATGTTCTGGCCGTAGCCCGGCCAGAGATACTTTCCGTCATCACTCTTGCGGAACCAATTCACGAGGAAGATCTTCGGCGGCTGCTTCATGCGCCCGAACATCGACAGCCAGTGGGCGAAGTACATGCCCGCGTCGTAGCCGATGAAAGCGAGCATCGCCATCGGGTCGCGGCGGATCCGGCCGACCGCGCCGGTGATCGCCGCCGTCGTCTCCGCACCTGCGGTCGCGCCGAGATAAACGCCGTGCGTCCAGTTGAATGACTCGACGGCGAGCGGGACCGTCGTCGAACGGCGACCGCCGAACAGGATCGCTGAGATCGGGACGCCGCGCGGGTCCTTCGCGTAGCGCGAGAGCGCCGGATTGTTGTCCATCGGCGTCGTGAAGCGGCTGTTCGGATGCGCCGCGGGCTCTTTCGCGCCACGTTTCCATGGACGTCCCCGCCAGTCGATGAGGTCGGTCTCCGGCTCATCCATGCCTTCCCACCAGACGTCTTTGTCCGGCGTGAGCGCGACGTTCGTGAAGATGCAGTCGTGCTCGAGCATGCGCATCGCGTTCGGGTTCGTGACGTAATTCGTCCCGGGCGCGACGCCGAAGAACCCGAACTCCGGGTTCACGGCATACAGGCGGCCGTCCTCGCCGACGCGCATCCACGCGATGTCATCGCCGATCGTCCGGAGCTTCCAGCCCGCGAATTCGGGCGGCGGAACGAGCATGGCGAGGTTGGTCTTGCCGGAGGCGCTCGGGAACGCGCCGGCGATGAAGTGCGTCTCTCCCTCAGGACTCTCGGCCTCGAGCAGCATCATGTGCTCCGCGAGCCACCCTTCGTGATTCGCTCGATAGCTCGCGATCCGCAGCGCCAGGCACTTCTTGCCGAGCAGCGCGTTGCCACCGTACCCGGAACCGACCGCCCAGATCGTGTTGTCCTGGGGGAAGTGCGTGATGTAGCGGCGTTCGGGGTCGCAGTCGGCGACGGAGTGGAGCCCGTGGTTGAAGTCGTCGCTCGATCCGCCGAGGCGGTCGAGCGCGACGTTTCCGATCAGCGACATGATGCGCATGTTCAGCACGACGTAGATCGAATCGGTGAGCTCGACACCGAGCATCGCGAACGGCGAATCCGGCGAGCCCATGAGGTAGGGGATCACGTACATCGTGCGGCCCTTCATCGCACCGTCGAAGATCGCGGCGAGCTTGCGGCGCGCTTCCTCTGGGTCCATCCAGTTGTTCGTCGCGCCGGCCTCTGCCTTCGTCGGCGTGCAGACGAATGTGAGCTCTTCGGTCCGCGCGACGTCGTTTGGATTCGAGCGCGAATAGAACGAGTGCGGGCGCTTCTCGGGATTCAGTGGGATCAGGACCCCTTCGGCGACCGCCTCCGCGGTGAGGAGCTTCGCCTCCTCGTCCGAGCCGTCGCACCAATAGACGCGGTCGGGCTTGCACATGCGCGCCATCTCGTCCACCCAGGACAGGAGATGTCGGTTGGTCGTGGGGGCTGCCTTCGCGACGAGCACGCCCATCCGATTCTAGGTTGCGCCACGGGTCGACATGATGCGCGCCACGATCACCGCGACCGTCGCCGTCAGCGGCAACGCGAGCGAGAGCTGCACGAGGAGGGGAAGCAGGGGGTCGGCGTCGTAGAGGATGCCGGAGAGCAGGCCGCCGGTGCCGAATCCCAGTGCGAACACGAGCTGGAAACCGGAGTAGCCCAGGGCCGTGCGTGCGGGTGGAAGGATCCGTTCGAGCGCTCCGGCGAGCACCGGGTTCGGCGCGGTCTGCGCGCCGAGCAGAAAGGAGCCGAGCGCGAGCGGGACCTCAGATCGACCGGAGAGCGCGATCAGGCCGGCACCGAGCGTGAGCACGGCGCCCGCACCGATCACGGCCGGCACCGGACCGAATCGGTCGGCGATGCGGCCGTTCGCCGCCGAGAAGAGCGCGGCGCCGAGCGCGACAAGGCCGACGTATACGCCGACGCGCTCGAGCGGGACAGCGGCGATATCGCGCACGTACACCGGGAACAGCGGATTCACGACGGTCGTGATGATCGCGGCGAGCGGGGTGATCGCGAGAAGCGTCCAAAACGACCGCGGAAGAGGCGGACCGGGCACGTGCGGGATCGGCGGCGTGTGCGATAAGCGAAAGGTGAGCGCTGACGACAGCATGAACGCGAAGGTGGCGAGCGCGATCCCGCCGCGAAGCCCGACGGCGGCGCCGATGGCGCCCGCGAACGGCGCCGCGAGGATCGTGCCGAAGAAGAACGCGCCGTAGACGAAGCCCAGTTCACCCGAGAGGCGCGCGCGAGGCGTGAGCGCTGCGAGGTGCGCGCTCATGAGCGGCAGCGCCGCGCTGCCGATCCAGTACAGCGACGACCCGATGAACGCGCCGTGCCAGTCCGTGATCGGGAGGAACGCAGCGGCGCCGATCGTCGACGCGAGCCACACGCCGATGAGCATCGGTCGTCTCCCGAAACGGTCGGCCGCCAGGCCGATCGGGATGAAGCAGGCCGCGGCCACGACGTTGCCGACGCCGAAGACGAGGCCGATGTCCGTTGGCGTCGCCCCGAGGTCTTTGAGGAACAGAGGAAAGAGCGTGCCCAGGAGACCGAACCCGATCCCCCAGAAGATCTGGGCGACCGTGAGTGTGCCGGCCTCCTTGCTGAGGCCTAGGACGCGCGCCCCTTCACGATGCCCGCTTTGCGCCGCTCCTCGAACTCGGCGCGCGCTCGCTGCAGCACGGCGGGATCGGTGAGCACGTCGAGCGCGGTGAGCGCGAGCGCCTTCGCGGCGACGAGCGCGTTGTCGAGCGCACCCTGCGTGACGGCGAGGTCGCGGAACGCGATCGAATGGCCGGGAACGGGCTCGGTCGCGATCGCGATGTAGGGATGGATCGCTGGAAGTACCTGCATGACGTTTCCCATGTCGGTGGAGCCGACGCGCTCGTCGTCGCGCGCCTCGAACACCTGCATCCCGAGACCCTTCATGTGCTGCGCCCAGCGTTCGGCCATCGGCGTCGAGAAGACCATGTTCTCGTAGCCAGCGTTCTCGTGGACGGTCACTTTCACCGTCGTCCCCGTCGCGGTCGCCGCGCCCTCCGCGCACGCGATGAAACGCCGAAGGACCTCCTGCTGGTAGCGGCGATCCAGCGCGCGCACGCTGAAACGACCGACCGTGTGGTCCGGGATGACGTTCGCGGCGCTCCCGCCATTCGTGATGATCCCGTGGATGCGCGCGTCCGGACGGAGCTGCTGGCGCATCGCGTTCACCGCGTTGAACAGCTGGATCAGACCATCGAGCGCGTTGACACCCTGATCCGGCTGCGACGCGGCGTGCGCGGCCTTGCCGAAGTACTCGACGAGAACGCGATTCGACGCGAGCGAGTGCCGGCCCGCGAGGCTTCGGCCGGTCGTGGGGTGGATCATCATCGCGGCGTCCACGTCGTCGAAGCCCCCCGCGCGCAGCAGCGCGACCTTGCCGCCGCCGCCCTCCTCCGCCGGGGCGCCGATCGCCGCGAGGGATCCCTCGAGATCGCCGATCACCTCGCGCACCCCGACCGCCGCCGCGGTGCCGATCATGGCGATCAGGTTGTGGCCGCAGCCGTGACCGAGATCCGCGAGCGCGTCGTACTCGGCGAGGATCGCGACGCGCGGGCCGCCGTTCCTCCCCGATGCGTCGCCTCGATACGAGGTCTCGATGCCGCGGTAGCCGCGCGTCACTTTGAAGCCGTTCTTGTCGAGGAAGTCCGCGAGACGCGTCGACGCCTGGCGCTCTTCGTATGCGGTCTCGGGATTCGCGTGGATCGCACGCGAGAGCTCGAAGAGCGCGTCGTGCCGCTGATCGATCGCGTTCTGCGCGCGCTTCCGCAGCGCAGCGATATCGGGCATGCGCCCGATGCTAGCCAGCCGGCGTGATCGCCGCCGCCTGATGCCCGGCGATCATCGCGAGGATGACGTGGTCGAGCGCGCGGTCGGCTTCCTCGAACAGGGACGCGGCCTGGGCGGATTCGAGCGAGCGACGCCGAGCGACGTGCGCGATCTCCGCCATGAAGCGCGCGCGGAAGTAGAGGAACGCCTGCGTCGCCTCGCCCAGCGACAGCCCGGCGCGCTTCGCCTCGACCCCGTACTCGCGACCAAGCGACTCCGCCTGCGTCACGTATTGCTCCTGTCCTGCTCGCCGCGCGGTATCGAGATGGCCGAGGAGCAGATCGCTCATGCGTACGCCGCGCTCGCGGAACCAGCGGAGCGAGCCCTCGTCGAATCGCGTGTGCCAGTCCTGATCGGTGACGTCGGTGCGAACGCGCTTCCGGAACTCGGCGGCGACCTTGTCGGGCGTCTCGCCCATCGCAGTGAGCGACGGACGCTTGACCGCGCGCTGACGTGGAAGGAGGGCATCGATCGCCGAGCGAAGGAATCGTCGATGACCGCCCGGGGTGGTGAACACGTCGACCTTCCCGTTGTCTGCCCAGCGCCTCAGCGTGTCGGGATCCACGCCGAGGATTCGACTGGCCTCGCCGAGAGTGAGCCAGTCGCCGCGCTTGCCGGAACTGGTCTGAGTAGGAATACCGTAAATCTAGGCGAAACTCGCCCCAGCCTGCCGGTCCACCAAAGCGCGCCGGTGGCCAAGAGGGCTAGCAGAACGATCGACAGGACAGCTCCGGCAACTCGCCATCGCTTCGGCACTACGGCCCATATGACGAGGATCGATACCGCGATCCATCCAAGAGCGAAGAGCGATGCGATCGCGACCAGTTCCGTCGAGGTGGGAGGTCAAGGGCTTATGAATGCCATGCCCCATACCAAGTCCCGCTGGCGTTGGATCGGCCGCCGTGCGGCGGCAGCAAGATGCGCGAGCCTTAAAGTCATCTGGATCGTGACGGCTGCGGCGCGCGTGCTGACAACGCCCGCCACCAGGACGAGGACGACGAGGATCACGCCGATCGCCCGTCTGAGTTGACCACCACGTTGGTCATTCCTCGCCCGATGCTGTCACGGTCTCATCTCGGGTCGGCGGCCTCGGGACATCGCTCGCGTCTGGCTCCCGCACCGCGTAGTCGCGGAGCGGTGTGACAGCCGCGACCGCCGCACTCGCGATCGCAAGCGCGCCCGCAACCGCGAACGCGACCGCGCTCGAGGCCACGACGACGATCGCGGAGAGGATCGCCGGCGACGCGCTGTTGGAGATGAGGACGACGGTGCGGAACGCGCCGTTCGCGCGGCCGCGCATGTTGGCCGGCACGTCGCGCTGGCGCGGGATGAACGCGTAGATGATGAACGCCTGCCAGGCGAGCTCGCGTCCTGTGAAGCAGAGCGTGATGAGTCGCCAGTCATTGGTCAAGGCACCTGCGAGCGCGGCCAGTCCTGACGCGAGGATCACGGCGATCATGCTGTGGCCCATCGGCCGATCGCGGGCGAGACGCGGCGCGAGCAGTGAGCCGAACACCGTGAACGCGCCTCCGACCGACAACGCGAGGCCGATCGTGACCTCGTCGAGGTGGTGCTCCTCGCGGAGCACGTAGAGCATGAGCGTCCGCAGTCCCACGCCGCCGAGGTTCGCGATGGACATCGCGACGAGCAGCCACCGCAGGATCTTCAGGCGCCACACGAACGCGAAGCCGTCGCCGATCTCGTGGATGACGTTGCGCACCGTGAGGGGTGCCATCTGGGCGGCGGGGATCTCGAGGATCGGCGGCATCAGGTAGAAGAGAGCGAGGGTGGGCATGAAGGCGAGCGCGGCGATCCACATCGCGTTCACGTTCCCGATCGCCGCGATCGCGAATCCGCCGAGCGTCGGTCCGATGATGCGGGCGCCGCGGTCGGCGCCGAGGAAGATCGCGTTGGCGTCCGTCAGCTCATGCTCTTCCACGAGCGAGGGCAAGACACTGAAGTCCGTAGTCACGCCCCAGAGGACCTCGACGGTGCCGAGGAGGAAACCGATGACATAGAGGAGCTCGACCGAGAACACACCGCCGATCGCGGACAGCGGGATCGCGACGGTCAGCGCGATCCCTGAGATGTCGCAGGCGATGAGGAGCCGGCGCTTGTCCACTCGGTCGATGAGAGCTCCGGCGGGCGCGCCGAAGATGATGTATGGGATCGACTGGACGACGCGCAGGATCGCCGCGGCGGCGATGGAGTGGGTGAGGTCGATGACGAGGAGCGGCAGCGCCAGCCGGGCGACCTCGTCGGCGATCGAGCCGAGGCCGATGGCTGCGGTGAACAATGCGAACCATTTGTGACGGAGCGGCCCTTTGCGCATGGGGCGGCGAGCATAAAAGCGAGCGAGCGGCCCGGCACGGCGCTTGCGAGCGTCTTAAGCGACCTAGTTAGTTGTAGAGGAGGTTCTCCATGGGTCAGGTCAATGTCAATCCCGGCGGGTCGTCGGACAGCGGCTTCGGTGCCGGCATGATCATCGGCATCATTCTGCTGATCCTCATCGTCCTCGTTCTCATCTTCTACGCCGGTCCGCAGATCTTCGGCGGCGGCACCACCCCGCGCTCGCTCATCGACTCGCTAAGCACAGCCGTTCTCGCTTAAGCGCTCACGACTGCGCGGCGCCGGATGGCCTCCGGCGCCGCGCGTCATGCTTGACGCGTGAAGCGCGTCCTCTTCCTCTGCGCCCATAACTCGGCCCGATCACAGATGGCCGAGGGATTCCTGCGCTCATACGCCGGCGACCGCTTTGAGGTCCAGAGCGCAGGTACGAAGGCGACGGGGGTCCATCCGCTGGCTGTCTCGGTCATGCGCGAGCTCGGCGTCGACATCTCCCAGCAGACCAGCAAATCCGTCGATGAGGTGGGCGAAGGCTGGGACGTCGTCGTGACCGTCTGTGACTCGAGCTGCCCCGTGCCGCCACGCACCGGCCTGAAGCTTCGCTGGAAGTTGCCGGACCCGTCGGCCGCGCGCGGCACCGAAGCCGAGCGCCTCGAGGTCTTCCGCGGCGTGCGCGACGCCATCCGATCCCGCGTCCGCTTGCTCGCCGATCGCATCTGACGCCGGTGGCACAGCGACTGCTCCTCCTTGATGTCGGCGTCCGCAAAGGACGACTTGGATCGCAGGAGGACTCTTCCGATGCAAGACGGCGGACTTCCCCCACGTCCTGGCGAGCCAGTCCCGGGTGACGTTGGGAAGAAAGGCGGCGAACAGCCGGAGCGTCCGGAGGGGCCGACCGACGTCCCGCGTCAGAAGCCCGGCGTGGAAAAGGGTCCTATTCCCGAGACGCCGACCATCTAGCTCCCATTGATCAGGCCGCCGCCCTCGAGCAGCGTCGCGAACATGACCAGGATCGCGTACCCGGCGACGACCGATGTAACGATGAGAGCCGCGACGATCGCGAGGCTCAGAAGCGTGGTCTGCCGGGTCGCGGTCCTCGCGTCCATTTCCTTCTCGATGACGCGGTAGGCGACGCTCGCGATCTGGATCGCCGATCGCGCAACGAGGAAGACGCCGCCCGCGATCCCGACACCGATCGCGAGCCAGACCAGGATCGCGCCTTCGACGCTCGTCAGCGTCTCACTCGTTCCCCGCTAGCCAGCGCTGGAACTGCGCCAGGGAGAAATATTCCTCGCCCATCGGCCAGTCGGGTTCGCG encodes:
- a CDS encoding DUF5671 domain-containing protein, with amino-acid sequence MSGEDRPLPAVQRAYFYVVLLVAVHMIVLGVANLLRVGAEIALGAPSGGFTGLPFVFAEFNRPREQYREQASLAIALLLVAVPVWYLHYRSADAAARRSLRERGAALRGAYLQIVVLVTALLVFGYGQRVLHLILQAVLVGDVPQVFPLEPSWEARTAGAFAMVVAAAGALIFHLRVAAADRASGAVAGRAAEVGFFVRYALAVIGLLFFGFSLASTLAGVWERLLFPFPDPVLPPGVPALRPPRPSRQTSLLFDLANAIPQVVAGLALWLAAWLPAQRSALRADGERTSVARRLAIYFVIAVSAFIVLFGLTTVVAALLARALGERIADADLGRQLGSPMFFAIVFAAAWWYHRRVVEGEATRETEAGRAAGVRRAYYYVIAAIGLAMAAIGAAGAIGAIGSGWLGLTNHDARETATWIALVLAGGPAWAFHWRTQQKRLEDDERRALQRRVYLYLAILGSVAAVLVFGSALLFNLLKGVLAFHFDLALWHDLWHFGVDTAVGAVALAWHFRLVRADRAALAAAGLEDTYHVTLLVKAADRAAAQARVAAALRGQPDITVRG
- a CDS encoding helix-turn-helix domain-containing protein, whose amino-acid sequence is MYGIPTQTSSGKRGDWLTLGEASRILGVDPDTLRRWADNGKVDVFTTPGGHRRFLRSAIDALLPRQRAVKRPSLTAMGETPDKVAAEFRKRVRTDVTDQDWHTRFDEGSLRWFRERGVRMSDLLLGHLDTARRAGQEQYVTQAESLGREYGVEAKRAGLSLGEATQAFLYFRARFMAEIAHVARRRSLESAQAASLFEEADRALDHVILAMIAGHQAAAITPAG
- a CDS encoding phosphoenolpyruvate carboxykinase (GTP), which gives rise to MLVAKAAPTTNRHLLSWVDEMARMCKPDRVYWCDGSDEEAKLLTAEAVAEGVLIPLNPEKRPHSFYSRSNPNDVARTEELTFVCTPTKAEAGATNNWMDPEEARRKLAAIFDGAMKGRTMYVIPYLMGSPDSPFAMLGVELTDSIYVVLNMRIMSLIGNVALDRLGGSSDDFNHGLHSVADCDPERRYITHFPQDNTIWAVGSGYGGNALLGKKCLALRIASYRANHEGWLAEHMMLLEAESPEGETHFIAGAFPSASGKTNLAMLVPPPEFAGWKLRTIGDDIAWMRVGEDGRLYAVNPEFGFFGVAPGTNYVTNPNAMRMLEHDCIFTNVALTPDKDVWWEGMDEPETDLIDWRGRPWKRGAKEPAAHPNSRFTTPMDNNPALSRYAKDPRGVPISAILFGGRRSTTVPLAVESFNWTHGVYLGATAGAETTAAITGAVGRIRRDPMAMLAFIGYDAGMYFAHWLSMFGRMKQPPKIFLVNWFRKSDDGKYLWPGYGQNMRVLKWIIDRCAGRAGAMETPIGYTPRPTDLDLRGIGASIESIAAALRVDPDEWTKELEAHADWFEKIGGTVPEALRLQRRLLLASLKAELTN
- a CDS encoding arsenate reductase ArsC, whose translation is MKRVLFLCAHNSARSQMAEGFLRSYAGDRFEVQSAGTKATGVHPLAVSVMRELGVDISQQTSKSVDEVGEGWDVVVTVCDSSCPVPPRTGLKLRWKLPDPSAARGTEAERLEVFRGVRDAIRSRVRLLADRI
- a CDS encoding Clp protease N-terminal domain-containing protein codes for the protein MGPFDRFNDRAKRVLALAQDEAVRFNHNYIGTEHLLLGLIREGEGAAARVLDSMGVELSKVRVSVESIIGRGDSTKTPSEITLSPRTKKVIELAIDEARKLGHSHVGTEHLLLGLVREGGHVGAKVLESLGVTLEKVREHVITMVGQPHGHAGSPRPDPRDLPSTGPFDLLDRPSKRVLALAEEEARLMRHNWIGTEHMMIALLRSDGVAQRALQELGVTLDQARAGVFKAVPPRETDVTEITVTPRVRTLLGKAIMLAAPSADLVKPQLLLLALIADPDGIGSQVLTQLGVTPEKLRVTIDRLSAG
- a CDS encoding MFS transporter, producing the protein MFWGIGFGLLGTLFPLFLKDLGATPTDIGLVFGVGNVVAAACFIPIGLAADRFGRRPMLIGVWLASTIGAAAFLPITDWHGAFIGSSLYWIGSAALPLMSAHLAALTPRARLSGELGFVYGAFFFGTILAAPFAGAIGAAVGLRGGIALATFAFMLSSALTFRLSHTPPIPHVPGPPLPRSFWTLLAITPLAAIITTVVNPLFPVYVRDIAAVPLERVGVYVGLVALGAALFSAANGRIADRFGPVPAVIGAGAVLTLGAGLIALSGRSEVPLALGSFLLGAQTAPNPVLAGALERILPPARTALGYSGFQLVFALGFGTGGLLSGILYDADPLLPLLVQLSLALPLTATVAVIVARIMSTRGAT
- a CDS encoding LysR family transcriptional regulator yields the protein MELGQIEAFVEAQRRGSITRAAAALELTQPTLTARLRGLERELGAQLLVRGRRGVTLTATGRRFLPRAQAALEAVRRGVAETKAAREGRGGVLALGLATDLALYIAPAALARFARGHPDVEISVRSGRSHAVAEALRADEIEIALVSQLIALPELASRALFDEAVPIVVGRTHAFAARGRVGIEELALSGLVMRDPTAYLHAITTAYFATAGTAPRILMELNNTEACKRVVLAGLGAALLPQMAIHEDVRRGDLVVLRVEGHPAPKRTIHLMTRAGAEVSPTANAFLRALPRPS
- a CDS encoding MFS transporter, translated to MRKGPLRHKWFALFTAAIGLGSIADEVARLALPLLVIDLTHSIAAAAILRVVQSIPYIIFGAPAGALIDRVDKRRLLIACDISGIALTVAIPLSAIGGVFSVELLYVIGFLLGTVEVLWGVTTDFSVLPSLVEEHELTDANAIFLGADRGARIIGPTLGGFAIAAIGNVNAMWIAALAFMPTLALFYLMPPILEIPAAQMAPLTVRNVIHEIGDGFAFVWRLKILRWLLVAMSIANLGGVGLRTLMLYVLREEHHLDEVTIGLALSVGGAFTVFGSLLAPRLARDRPMGHSMIAVILASGLAALAGALTNDWRLITLCFTGRELAWQAFIIYAFIPRQRDVPANMRGRANGAFRTVVLISNSASPAILSAIVVVASSAVAFAVAGALAIASAAVAAVTPLRDYAVREPDASDVPRPPTRDETVTASGEE
- a CDS encoding M20 family metallopeptidase — protein: MPDIAALRKRAQNAIDQRHDALFELSRAIHANPETAYEERQASTRLADFLDKNGFKVTRGYRGIETSYRGDASGRNGGPRVAILAEYDALADLGHGCGHNLIAMIGTAAAVGVREVIGDLEGSLAAIGAPAEEGGGGKVALLRAGGFDDVDAAMMIHPTTGRSLAGRHSLASNRVLVEYFGKAAHAASQPDQGVNALDGLIQLFNAVNAMRQQLRPDARIHGIITNGGSAANVIPDHTVGRFSVRALDRRYQQEVLRRFIACAEGAATATGTTVKVTVHENAGYENMVFSTPMAERWAQHMKGLGMQVFEARDDERVGSTDMGNVMQVLPAIHPYIAIATEPVPGHSIAFRDLAVTQGALDNALVAAKALALTALDVLTDPAVLQRARAEFEERRKAGIVKGRAS